The following are encoded together in the Flavobacterium haoranii genome:
- a CDS encoding glutamine--tRNA ligase/YqeY domain fusion protein, protein MSTEEKSLNFIEQIIEEDLKNGLSKDKLRFRFPPEPNGYLHVGHASAICLNFGLGIDYNAPVNLRFDDTNPSKEEQEYVDAIKRDVEWLGFQWDKECFASDYFQQLYDWAVELIKKGKAYVDNQSSEEMAKQKGTPTQPGTDSPNRNRSVEENLDLFERMKNGEFPNGSYVLRAKIDMASTNMLMRDPIMYRIMHAHHHRTGNDWCIYPMYDWAHGESDYLEQVSHSLCTLEFLPHRELYDWFLDNIYDTSKVRPKQREFARRNLSHTVVSKRKLLQLVEEKYVTGWDDPRMSTISGMRRRGYTPASIRNFAKTIGIAKRDNLIDVSLLEFCVREDLNKIAPRVMAVLDPVKLVITNYPEGKEEWLEAENNPEEEIMTYRKVPFSKELYIEREDFQEEAHKKFFRLTLGTEVRLKNAYIIKGESVVKDENGNITEIHCTYDVDSKSGSGTEASKRKVKGTIHWVSIPHAKEAEVRVYDRLFTHENPDGNKEVDFKEFINPNSLKIITGYVEPSLTESKELDHFQFQRLGYFCVDRDSTAEKLVFNKTVGLRDTWAKVSEK, encoded by the coding sequence ATGTCTACTGAAGAAAAATCATTAAATTTTATAGAACAAATCATTGAAGAAGATTTAAAAAATGGTTTGTCAAAAGATAAATTACGTTTTCGATTTCCACCAGAACCAAATGGTTATTTACATGTTGGTCACGCTAGTGCTATATGTTTAAATTTCGGTTTAGGAATCGATTATAACGCGCCAGTAAACTTACGTTTCGACGATACAAACCCATCTAAAGAAGAACAAGAATATGTTGATGCTATTAAGCGCGACGTAGAATGGCTTGGTTTTCAATGGGATAAAGAATGTTTTGCTTCAGATTATTTCCAACAATTATACGATTGGGCTGTTGAATTAATAAAGAAAGGTAAAGCTTATGTAGACAATCAGTCTTCAGAAGAAATGGCGAAACAAAAAGGAACGCCTACACAACCTGGAACAGATAGCCCAAACAGAAATCGTTCGGTAGAAGAAAATTTAGATTTATTTGAGCGTATGAAAAATGGTGAATTTCCTAATGGAAGTTACGTTTTACGTGCAAAAATTGATATGGCTTCTACAAATATGTTAATGCGCGATCCTATTATGTATCGTATTATGCATGCGCATCATCATAGAACAGGAAACGATTGGTGTATTTACCCAATGTACGATTGGGCACATGGAGAAAGTGATTATTTAGAACAAGTTTCGCACTCTTTATGTACGCTAGAATTTTTACCTCACCGTGAATTATACGATTGGTTTTTAGATAATATTTACGATACTTCTAAAGTGAGACCAAAGCAACGTGAATTTGCTCGTAGAAATTTATCACATACTGTGGTTTCTAAACGTAAATTATTACAATTAGTTGAAGAAAAGTATGTTACAGGTTGGGATGATCCTCGTATGAGTACCATTTCTGGAATGAGAAGACGTGGTTATACGCCAGCTTCTATTCGTAATTTTGCTAAAACTATAGGAATTGCTAAACGCGATAATTTAATTGATGTTTCACTTTTAGAGTTTTGTGTTCGTGAAGATTTAAACAAAATTGCACCTCGTGTAATGGCAGTTTTAGATCCGGTTAAATTAGTTATTACAAATTATCCAGAAGGAAAAGAAGAATGGTTAGAAGCCGAAAATAATCCGGAAGAAGAAATAATGACTTATAGAAAAGTACCTTTTTCTAAAGAATTATATATTGAAAGAGAAGATTTTCAAGAAGAAGCACACAAGAAATTCTTCCGATTGACTTTGGGAACTGAAGTTCGTTTAAAAAACGCTTATATCATTAAAGGTGAATCAGTTGTAAAAGATGAAAACGGAAATATTACAGAAATTCATTGTACGTATGATGTAGATTCTAAATCTGGAAGTGGTACTGAAGCTAGTAAAAGAAAAGTTAAAGGAACGATTCATTGGGTTTCTATTCCACATGCAAAAGAAGCAGAAGTTCGTGTGTATGATCGTTTGTTTACACATGAAAATCCGGATGGAAATAAAGAAGTTGATTTTAAAGAGTTTATCAATCCTAATTCTCTTAAAATTATTACGGGTTATGTGGAACCTAGTTTAACTGAATCTAAAGAATTAGATCATTTTCAGTTTCAACGTTTAGGCTATTTTTGCGTAGATAGAGACTCAACTGCTGAAAAATTAGTTTTTAATAAAACAGTTGGTTTAAGAGATACTTGGGCAAAAGTTTCTGAAAAGTAA
- a CDS encoding SPFH domain-containing protein: MGFYIILVIGLFIFLSSFFTVKQQTSVIIERFGKFNSIRNSGLQLKIPVIDRVAGRVNLRIQQLDVIIETKTKDNVFVKLKVSVQFKVLQDKVYEAFYKLEYPHDQITSYVFDVVRAEVPKLKLDDVFERKDDIAIAVKRELNEAMSTYGYDIINTLITDIDPDIQVKNAMNRINAADREKTAAEYEAEAGRIRIVAKAKAEAESKRLQGQGIADQRREIARGLVESVDVLNRVGINSQEASALIVVTQHYDTLQAIGADTNSNLILLPNSPQAGSEMLNNMVASFTASNQVGEAMKKANNQSKAKLNKKDEFGGTEDSNE; encoded by the coding sequence ATGGGATTCTACATCATTTTAGTCATTGGACTATTTATTTTTTTAAGTTCTTTTTTTACTGTAAAACAACAAACATCTGTAATTATAGAACGTTTTGGTAAGTTTAATAGTATACGAAACTCGGGTTTACAGTTAAAAATTCCTGTTATAGACAGAGTTGCAGGTCGTGTAAACTTACGTATTCAACAATTAGATGTAATTATTGAAACGAAAACAAAAGACAACGTATTCGTAAAATTAAAAGTATCGGTACAGTTTAAAGTATTACAAGACAAGGTTTACGAAGCTTTCTATAAACTAGAATATCCACATGATCAAATTACTTCTTATGTATTTGACGTTGTACGTGCTGAAGTTCCAAAATTAAAATTAGACGACGTTTTTGAAAGAAAAGACGATATAGCAATTGCGGTAAAACGCGAATTAAACGAAGCAATGTCTACTTATGGATATGATATCATTAATACATTAATTACTGATATTGATCCAGATATTCAAGTAAAAAATGCAATGAACCGTATTAATGCTGCTGATAGAGAAAAAACTGCTGCAGAATATGAAGCAGAAGCTGGAAGAATTAGAATTGTAGCAAAAGCAAAAGCAGAAGCAGAAAGTAAAAGACTTCAAGGTCAAGGTATTGCAGACCAACGTAGAGAAATTGCTCGTGGTTTAGTTGAGTCTGTTGATGTTTTAAATAGAGTTGGTATTAACTCTCAAGAAGCATCGGCTTTAATTGTAGTTACACAACATTATGATACATTACAAGCAATTGGTGCTGATACAAACAGTAATTTAATTTTGTTGCCAAACTCACCACAAGCAGGAAGTGAAATGTTAAATAATATGGTAGCAAGTTTTACAGCAAGCAACCAAGTAGGTGAAGCTATGAAAAAAGCAAATAACCAATCAAAAGCTAAATTAAATAAAAAAGATGAATTTGGTGGAACTGAAGATTCAAATGAATAA
- the gltX gene encoding glutamate--tRNA ligase — protein sequence MTRPVRVRFAPSPTGPLHIGGVRTALFNYLFAKKHGGVFYLRIEDTDQTRFVPGAEAYIFEALEWLGISPDETVGKNEKFGPYRQSERKVIYKKYADQLIEKGWAYYAFDSAEKLDELRKQAEAEGKTFIYNHTVREQLDNSLALSKEEVDQRIANGDAFVVRFKTPTNEILELKDIIRGTVKFDTNLLDDKVLYKSDGMPTYHLANIVDDHLMETSHVIRGEEWLPSLPLHHLLYKAFGWEAPEFAHLPLILKPVGNGKLSKRDGDKMGFPVFPLEWKTEESTSMGYREQGYFPEAVVNFLALLGWNDGTDKELFSLEELVASFDLTRVNKSGAKFDPDKNKWFNHQYLVQKSDEELAILFKVELEKRHFDKLSVTDEKLTKIVGLVKERANFVTDLWDLADYFFVAPTSYDEKVTKKWNEETKETLTKVAEQLNAYADFTSQAIEDNLKAWMTANEIGMGKVMQPLRLSLVGELKGPHLFDIIEMIGKQETIKRIEKAIATI from the coding sequence ATGACAAGACCAGTAAGAGTTCGATTTGCGCCAAGTCCAACAGGGCCATTACATATTGGTGGTGTTCGTACCGCTTTATTTAATTATTTATTTGCTAAAAAACATGGAGGTGTTTTCTATTTAAGAATAGAAGATACTGATCAAACTCGATTTGTTCCAGGTGCTGAAGCTTACATTTTTGAAGCTTTAGAATGGTTAGGAATTTCACCTGATGAAACTGTAGGTAAAAATGAAAAATTTGGACCTTATAGACAAAGCGAACGTAAGGTAATCTACAAAAAATATGCCGATCAATTAATTGAAAAAGGTTGGGCATATTATGCATTTGATTCTGCTGAAAAACTAGATGAATTAAGAAAACAAGCCGAAGCTGAAGGTAAAACTTTTATCTATAATCATACCGTAAGAGAACAATTAGATAATTCTTTGGCACTATCAAAAGAAGAAGTTGATCAACGAATTGCTAACGGCGATGCATTTGTGGTTCGTTTTAAAACACCAACCAATGAAATTTTAGAATTAAAAGATATCATTCGTGGAACAGTAAAATTCGATACCAATTTATTAGATGATAAAGTATTGTACAAAAGCGATGGCATGCCAACATATCACTTGGCAAATATTGTAGACGATCATTTAATGGAAACTTCTCACGTAATTCGTGGAGAAGAATGGTTGCCAAGTTTACCACTACACCATTTATTATACAAAGCTTTTGGTTGGGAAGCGCCTGAATTTGCACATTTACCATTAATTTTAAAACCCGTTGGAAACGGAAAATTATCGAAAAGAGATGGCGACAAAATGGGATTCCCGGTATTTCCTTTAGAATGGAAAACAGAAGAATCAACATCGATGGGTTATCGCGAACAAGGATATTTTCCAGAAGCAGTAGTTAACTTCTTAGCATTACTAGGTTGGAACGACGGAACCGATAAAGAATTATTTTCTTTAGAAGAATTAGTAGCTTCTTTCGATTTAACAAGAGTAAATAAATCAGGTGCAAAATTTGATCCGGATAAAAATAAATGGTTTAACCATCAATATTTAGTTCAAAAATCGGATGAAGAATTAGCGATTTTATTTAAAGTTGAATTAGAAAAAAGACACTTCGACAAGCTCAGTGTGACAGATGAAAAGCTAACAAAAATTGTTGGTTTAGTAAAAGAACGCGCTAACTTTGTAACTGATTTATGGGATTTAGCTGATTATTTCTTTGTAGCACCAACAAGTTATGATGAAAAAGTAACTAAAAAATGGAATGAAGAAACTAAAGAAACCTTAACTAAAGTTGCTGAACAATTGAATGCTTATGCTGATTTTACTTCACAAGCTATTGAAGATAATTTAAAAGCATGGATGACGGCAAACGAAATAGGCATGGGGAAAGTAATGCAACCGCTTCGTTTAAGTTTAGTAGGTGAGTTAAAAGGACCACACTTGTTTGATATTATTGAAATGATAGGAAAACAAGAAACAATTAAACGTATTGAAAAAGCAATAGCAACAATATAA
- a CDS encoding DUF4175 family protein gives MEAKSAIYSKLEAFIRKYYINEIIKGTLLFVGIGLLYFIFTLLVEHFLWLSISGRTILFWLFIFVEVFLLVRFIFIPAFKLFKLQKGIDFTTASKIIGNHFTEVGDKLLNFLQLSTTNEPSELLLASIDQKAASLQSIPFTNAVNFSKNKKYLPYAILPIIILLLFFVTGNSSIIKGSFNRVVHYETAYTPPAPFNFFILNDNLQVEQNKSFVLKVTTKGNIQPNQIKINFGNESYFLENLGKGLFEYTFENVSSSVLFTLEANEVFSNSYELKVIDVPTISNFEMKLVYPKYLGKVNEVIKGTGNAQVPEGTKVFWSISAQSTSNIKFTSNATENFSNNDNQFSFAKTIVNDLDYDIVTSNNAISNYEKLSYTITTVKDQFPTINASLAPDSLKLNNKVIIGQVADDYGLSKLQVVYYDVNDKTSLKKGALSVKKDLVDRFVYTFPNGLIIEAGKQYEYYFEVFDNDQVNGYKSSKSSTFQHYELTSDEKTEKNLQDQQENIDALEKSLKNQDKQLSELDKLQKLNKEKSSLDNKDQKKVQDFIEKQKLQEEMMKEFSKKLNENLDEFKSNSKEKEELQRRLEEFEKESEKNEKLLKELEELSQKLEKDKLFDKADKLQQKAKTQKMNLEQLVELTKRFYVEQKANQIADKLDKLGDKQKDLANKKDENYSKNQEALTKEFDDIKKDLDELSKENNELKKPLDLDRDSKQEESISKDQENAQDNLEKNDQQNAGKSQKKAGDKMKQMSQQMSAAMSAGGAESMQEDAKLLRQILDNLLTFSFDQEHLMNIAKNNSKSSIQLNQILKKQQELKVQFKHIDDSLFAVALRNVQITEMVFKEVGEVHYNVDKSLESFSESYFPKGVSHQHFAFTSANRLADFLSNIQSQMMMQMQSSGQGKPKPGQGQGMQLPDIIKKQSQLGEQMKEGMKSGEQPGDKPGEKSGQQNNGNQGSSSGQDGENGSEGNAGKVLDILKQQKELRDALQKSLEKEGLDGIGQNALNQMKDIEKQLINKGFKNESLNKMLNLKHELLKLEKAIQQQGEDNKRKSETNRDSFSGSKNTIPESLKEYLNSVEILNRQSLPLQPNFNSKVQEYFKTND, from the coding sequence TTGGAAGCAAAATCAGCCATTTATAGTAAACTCGAAGCCTTTATTAGAAAGTATTATATCAATGAAATTATAAAAGGTACTTTACTTTTTGTTGGTATTGGTTTGTTGTATTTTATATTCACGTTACTCGTGGAACATTTTTTATGGCTTTCTATATCAGGTAGAACTATACTTTTTTGGTTGTTTATATTTGTAGAAGTATTTTTATTAGTTCGGTTTATATTTATTCCTGCTTTTAAACTTTTTAAATTACAAAAAGGAATCGATTTTACTACTGCTTCAAAAATCATTGGTAACCATTTTACTGAAGTTGGCGATAAGTTGCTTAATTTTCTTCAGCTATCAACCACAAATGAACCATCAGAACTTTTATTAGCTTCCATAGATCAAAAAGCGGCTTCTTTACAATCAATTCCTTTTACTAATGCAGTTAACTTTTCAAAGAATAAGAAGTATTTACCTTACGCTATTTTACCTATCATTATTCTGCTTTTATTTTTTGTTACCGGAAATTCTTCCATAATTAAAGGTAGTTTTAACAGAGTGGTTCATTATGAAACAGCATATACTCCTCCTGCTCCATTCAATTTTTTTATTTTAAATGATAATTTACAAGTTGAACAAAATAAATCTTTTGTTCTTAAAGTTACTACTAAAGGAAATATTCAACCGAATCAAATTAAAATCAATTTTGGTAACGAATCTTATTTTTTAGAAAACTTAGGAAAGGGTTTATTTGAATACACATTCGAAAATGTTTCTAGTTCAGTTTTATTTACCTTAGAAGCGAATGAAGTTTTTTCAAATTCTTATGAATTAAAAGTTATTGATGTACCAACTATTTCAAATTTCGAAATGAAATTGGTTTATCCAAAGTATCTTGGTAAAGTAAATGAAGTAATAAAAGGAACTGGAAATGCTCAAGTCCCTGAAGGAACAAAAGTTTTTTGGTCAATTTCGGCACAATCTACTTCTAACATTAAATTTACAAGTAATGCAACGGAAAATTTTTCTAATAACGATAATCAATTTTCGTTCGCAAAAACTATTGTTAATGATTTAGATTATGATATTGTAACTTCTAATAACGCGATTTCAAATTACGAAAAATTGAGTTATACTATTACTACGGTTAAAGATCAATTTCCAACAATCAATGCCTCTCTTGCACCTGATAGTTTAAAATTAAATAATAAAGTTATTATTGGTCAAGTTGCCGATGATTATGGTTTATCTAAATTACAAGTAGTTTACTACGATGTTAATGATAAAACTTCTCTAAAAAAAGGTGCTTTGTCAGTTAAAAAAGATTTAGTTGATCGTTTTGTGTATACTTTTCCAAATGGTTTAATTATTGAAGCTGGTAAACAGTATGAATATTATTTTGAAGTATTTGATAATGACCAAGTTAATGGATATAAATCATCAAAATCTTCTACTTTTCAGCATTATGAATTAACTTCTGATGAGAAAACTGAGAAAAACCTCCAAGACCAACAAGAAAATATTGATGCGCTTGAAAAATCTCTTAAAAATCAAGACAAGCAACTTTCAGAATTAGATAAATTGCAAAAGCTCAATAAAGAGAAATCTTCTTTAGATAATAAAGATCAAAAGAAAGTTCAAGATTTTATTGAGAAGCAAAAATTGCAAGAAGAAATGATGAAAGAATTCTCTAAGAAACTAAATGAAAATTTAGATGAGTTTAAATCTAATTCTAAAGAAAAGGAAGAATTACAACGTAGATTAGAAGAATTTGAAAAAGAATCTGAAAAGAATGAAAAGCTCTTAAAAGAATTAGAAGAGTTATCTCAAAAACTTGAAAAGGATAAGTTATTTGATAAAGCCGATAAACTTCAACAAAAGGCAAAAACCCAGAAAATGAATTTAGAGCAGTTGGTTGAGTTAACGAAACGTTTTTATGTGGAACAAAAAGCTAATCAAATTGCTGATAAATTAGATAAACTTGGAGACAAACAAAAAGATTTAGCGAATAAAAAAGACGAAAATTATAGTAAAAATCAAGAAGCTTTAACTAAAGAATTTGATGATATTAAAAAAGATTTAGACGAATTATCGAAAGAGAATAATGAATTAAAAAAGCCATTAGATTTAGATAGAGATTCTAAACAAGAAGAAAGTATTTCTAAAGATCAAGAAAATGCTCAAGATAATCTAGAGAAAAATGACCAGCAAAATGCAGGTAAGTCTCAAAAGAAAGCTGGTGATAAAATGAAACAAATGAGTCAGCAAATGTCAGCTGCTATGAGTGCTGGCGGAGCCGAATCTATGCAAGAAGATGCTAAATTATTGAGACAAATTTTAGATAACTTACTTACCTTCTCTTTCGATCAAGAGCATTTAATGAATATTGCTAAAAATAATTCTAAATCTTCAATACAGTTAAATCAAATTTTGAAGAAACAGCAAGAATTAAAAGTTCAATTTAAGCATATTGATGATAGCTTGTTTGCTGTAGCTTTACGTAATGTACAAATAACAGAAATGGTTTTTAAAGAAGTTGGAGAAGTACATTACAACGTTGATAAAAGTTTGGAATCCTTTTCTGAAAGCTATTTCCCTAAAGGTGTTTCTCATCAACATTTTGCTTTTACATCTGCTAACCGTTTAGCTGATTTCTTAAGCAATATTCAATCTCAAATGATGATGCAAATGCAAAGTTCAGGACAAGGAAAACCAAAACCTGGACAAGGTCAAGGTATGCAACTTCCAGATATTATAAAAAAGCAAAGTCAACTAGGAGAACAAATGAAAGAAGGCATGAAGTCAGGAGAGCAACCTGGTGATAAACCTGGAGAAAAATCAGGTCAGCAAAATAATGGTAATCAAGGATCAAGTTCGGGTCAAGATGGAGAAAATGGTTCTGAAGGTAATGCAGGTAAAGTTTTAGATATACTAAAACAGCAAAAAGAGCTTCGCGATGCTTTACAAAAATCTCTCGAAAAAGAAGGTTTAGACGGAATTGGACAAAATGCTTTAAATCAAATGAAAGATATAGAAAAGCAATTAATTAATAAAGGTTTTAAAAATGAATCCTTAAATAAAATGTTGAATTTAAAACACGAATTATTAAAATTAGAAAAAGCTATTCAGCAACAAGGTGAAGATAATAAGCGTAAATCTGAAACTAATAGAGATAGTTTTAGTGGTTCAAAAAACACTATTCCAGAGTCATTAAAAGAATATTTGAATAGTGTTGAAATATTAAATAGACAAAGCTTACCTTTGCAGCCAAATTTCAATAGTAAAGTTCAAGAATATTTTAAAACCAATGATTAG
- the ybeY gene encoding rRNA maturation RNase YbeY, producing the protein MISFNYETDFKLENEDLISNWIEQVVISENKSLGEVNYIFCDDEYLHKINVEYLDHDTLTDIISFDYSEGNLVQGDIFVSIERVADNANDFNTEFTEELRRVLVHGILHYCGYKDKSVSEEAIMRAKEDEKLLMFHVKH; encoded by the coding sequence ATGATTAGTTTTAATTACGAAACAGATTTCAAATTAGAGAATGAAGATTTAATTTCTAATTGGATTGAACAAGTTGTTATATCAGAGAATAAGTCACTTGGAGAAGTAAATTATATTTTCTGTGATGATGAATACCTACATAAAATTAATGTTGAGTATTTAGATCATGACACTTTAACTGATATTATTAGCTTTGATTATTCTGAAGGAAATTTAGTACAAGGTGATATATTCGTTTCTATTGAACGTGTAGCAGACAATGCCAATGATTTCAATACTGAATTTACTGAAGAATTAAGAAGAGTTTTAGTTCACGGCATATTACATTATTGTGGGTATAAAGATAAATCTGTTTCAGAAGAAGCTATTATGCGCGCTAAAGAAGATGAAAAACTATTAATGTTCCACGTGAAACATTAA
- the mnmG gene encoding tRNA uridine-5-carboxymethylaminomethyl(34) synthesis enzyme MnmG translates to MSLFQDQYDVIVVGAGHAGCEAAAAAANMGCTTLLVTMNLQNIAQMSCNPAMGGIAKGQIVREIDALGGYSGIVSDKTAIQFKMLNVSKGPAMWSPRCQSDRMRFAEEWRLMLEQTPNLDFYQEMVSGIVTKNGKLIGIRTSLGIEIKGKSVVLTNGTFLNGLIHIGEKQFGGGRAGESASFGITEDLINLGFESGRMKTGTPPRVDGRSLDYSKMIEQPGDINPQKFSYSNVTSPLKEQRSCWMTYTSPEVHDLLREGFDRSPMFNGRIKSLGPRYCPSIEDKINRFADKDRHQLFVEPEGWNTVEVYVNGFSTSLPEDVQFKALRSVPGFENVKFFRPGYAIEYDYFPPTQLKHTLETKLVEGLYFAGQINGTTGYEEAASQGLMAGINAALKVKGEEPLILNRDEAYIGVLVDDLITKGTEEPYRMFTSRAEYRTLLRQDNADLRLTPKGYAIGLAKVDRLERVEEKLAKSEAFLQFFKDTSVKPDEANPILEEKGSSPMSQPDKMFKLFSRPQLELEDFVKFEKVKNYIDEFELDEEIVQQAEIQVKYSGYIEKEKLQADKLNRLEYVIIPDNFDFDKIKSISIEAKQKLNKIRPKTIAQASRISGVSPSDISVLLIYMGR, encoded by the coding sequence GTGAGTTTATTTCAAGATCAATATGATGTTATTGTTGTAGGAGCGGGTCATGCTGGTTGTGAAGCTGCTGCTGCTGCTGCTAATATGGGTTGCACTACCCTATTGGTTACAATGAATTTGCAAAATATTGCGCAAATGTCTTGTAATCCTGCTATGGGTGGAATTGCAAAAGGACAAATTGTACGTGAGATTGATGCATTAGGTGGTTACTCTGGAATTGTTTCAGATAAAACAGCTATCCAATTCAAGATGCTGAATGTGTCTAAAGGTCCAGCTATGTGGTCGCCACGTTGTCAAAGTGATCGTATGCGTTTCGCTGAAGAATGGCGTTTGATGTTAGAGCAAACTCCTAATCTTGATTTCTATCAAGAAATGGTTTCGGGTATTGTTACTAAGAATGGAAAATTAATTGGTATTCGTACTTCATTAGGAATTGAAATAAAGGGTAAATCAGTTGTATTAACAAACGGAACTTTTTTAAATGGTCTTATTCATATAGGTGAAAAACAATTTGGCGGAGGTCGCGCCGGAGAAAGTGCATCTTTTGGAATTACAGAAGACCTTATTAATTTAGGTTTCGAATCTGGTAGAATGAAAACAGGAACTCCTCCTCGTGTTGATGGTCGTTCTTTAGATTATTCTAAAATGATTGAACAACCTGGAGATATAAATCCACAAAAGTTTTCATATTCTAATGTTACATCTCCTTTAAAGGAACAACGTTCTTGTTGGATGACTTACACTTCTCCTGAAGTTCACGATTTATTACGAGAAGGTTTTGATCGTAGTCCAATGTTTAATGGTAGAATTAAAAGTTTAGGTCCACGATATTGTCCGTCTATTGAAGATAAAATTAATCGTTTTGCCGATAAAGATCGTCATCAGTTATTTGTTGAGCCTGAAGGATGGAATACAGTTGAAGTGTATGTAAATGGTTTTTCAACTTCTTTACCAGAAGATGTTCAATTTAAAGCTTTGCGTTCTGTACCTGGATTTGAAAATGTAAAATTCTTTAGACCGGGTTATGCAATTGAATATGATTATTTCCCGCCTACACAGTTAAAACATACTTTAGAAACTAAATTAGTTGAAGGTTTATATTTCGCAGGACAAATAAATGGAACTACTGGTTACGAAGAAGCAGCTTCTCAAGGTTTAATGGCAGGTATTAATGCTGCGCTAAAAGTTAAAGGTGAAGAGCCTTTGATTTTAAATCGTGATGAAGCTTATATTGGAGTTTTGGTAGATGACTTAATTACGAAAGGAACTGAAGAACCTTATCGTATGTTTACCTCTCGTGCGGAGTATAGAACTTTATTACGTCAAGATAATGCCGATTTAAGATTAACTCCAAAAGGGTATGCCATTGGTTTAGCTAAAGTTGATCGTTTAGAACGTGTAGAAGAAAAACTAGCTAAGTCGGAAGCATTTTTACAATTCTTTAAAGATACAAGTGTGAAGCCTGATGAGGCAAATCCTATTTTAGAAGAAAAGGGTTCTTCACCAATGTCGCAACCTGATAAAATGTTTAAGTTGTTTTCTCGTCCTCAATTAGAATTAGAAGATTTTGTGAAATTCGAAAAAGTTAAAAATTATATTGACGAATTTGAGTTAGATGAAGAAATTGTACAACAAGCAGAAATTCAAGTTAAATATTCAGGTTATATAGAAAAAGAAAAACTTCAAGCAGATAAATTAAATAGATTAGAATATGTAATTATTCCTGATAATTTTGATTTCGATAAAATAAAATCAATTTCTATTGAAGCGAAACAAAAGCTAAATAAAATTCGCCCTAAAACAATTGCACAGGCTTCTCGTATAAGCGGCGTTTCTCCAAGTGATATTTCTGTGTTATTAATTTATATGGGAAGATAG
- a CDS encoding class I SAM-dependent methyltransferase, with protein sequence MNFKENNIYINVKDFSVSGESFSLLQNEEGEILKTTPTPSLEKLPSYYESEDYISHTDGQRSLFEKIYQIVKRNAIQQKVKLIGKFSQKGQLLDIGAGTGDFLVAAKNDGWQTLGIEPNKNAKTLAENKGVNFADQLEVISDDSFDVITMWHVLEHVPNLEYQLKQLKRICKPGGIVIIAVPNYKSFDAQYYKEFWAAYDVPRHLWHFSKNGIQKLFAQKNFQLVKMKPMWFDSFYVSLLSEKYKNGKMNFIKGFLIGFYSNLSGIFKNEYSSHIYVFKNE encoded by the coding sequence ATGAATTTCAAAGAAAATAATATATATATCAACGTTAAAGATTTTTCGGTTTCCGGAGAATCTTTTTCGTTGTTACAAAATGAAGAAGGAGAAATTTTAAAAACAACCCCTACTCCATCTTTAGAAAAATTACCTTCATATTATGAAAGTGAAGATTATATTTCTCATACTGATGGGCAACGTTCTTTATTTGAAAAAATCTATCAAATTGTAAAGCGAAATGCAATACAGCAAAAAGTTAAGCTAATTGGTAAATTTTCTCAAAAAGGTCAACTTTTAGATATTGGTGCTGGAACAGGTGATTTTTTAGTAGCTGCAAAAAACGATGGTTGGCAAACTTTAGGAATTGAGCCAAATAAAAATGCTAAAACTTTAGCAGAAAATAAAGGCGTAAATTTTGCTGATCAATTAGAAGTTATTTCTGATGATAGTTTTGATGTAATTACCATGTGGCATGTTTTAGAACACGTTCCCAATTTAGAATATCAACTTAAGCAATTGAAGAGAATTTGTAAACCTGGAGGAATTGTAATTATTGCTGTTCCAAATTATAAATCTTTCGATGCGCAATATTATAAAGAATTTTGGGCGGCATATGATGTACCACGACATCTTTGGCATTTTTCTAAAAATGGAATCCAAAAATTATTCGCTCAAAAAAATTTTCAATTAGTAAAAATGAAACCCATGTGGTTTGATAGTTTTTATGTGAGTCTACTTTCGGAAAAATATAAAAACGGTAAGATGAATTTTATTAAAGGATTTTTGATTGGATTTTATTCAAATTTGAGCGGAATTTTTAAAAATGAGTATTCTTCCCACATTTATGTATTCAAAAACGAGTAA